A genomic region of Catalinimonas niigatensis contains the following coding sequences:
- a CDS encoding OmpA family protein codes for MKKSLIFTFLISVFSVSLISAQGSQQYTTKSKKAIKYYVESTNYFIRRQYNPALELLQAAVKKDGSFAEAHLRMSKIYMAMGDESQVQHHLQKVVKAQYNNPSFSEAHVLLAEKYFDQSAYQEARKLVNHIIGMEKANRLMQEEARYLLANIDFTEKNIDKPVEFSPKPLGGGLNQLGLQYFPVLTVDQQSMIFTGRRGTMPQYDEDIYISKKQPDGQWSRPESLSDNINTRANEGTCTVSADGRTLIFTACQEGNGFGSCDLFISYKIGEEWSMPKNMGNKINGKSWESQPSLSADGNTLYFVSDRKGGQGRRDIYVTYRNEQGEWCSAENLGKDINTPRDEVSPFIHVNGQTLYFASEGLPGFGKFDLYVSEKNGQSWTKPKNLGYPINTKEDQASLFITADGKDAYYSHEQRQGDHYASSIIYTFVIPQEIRVTNRSSYVEGTVYDAVTKKPLGAKVELMDLNQQKKISDVNSDPKNGDYLMVLTEGSEYALYIDREGYLFQSLTFNYSEKSLQSVAKPLHIDVYLQPITKGTETVLNNIFFDVDKYEIKEISQPELNKVASFLRDNPEIRITINGHTDNQGSAEYNLELSSKRAKAVYDYLVQAGIDQERLQSRGYGQSKPVTSNDTEEGRQKNRRIAFEIL; via the coding sequence ATGAAAAAAAGCCTGATTTTCACTTTTCTGATTTCTGTCTTTTCAGTAAGCCTAATATCTGCCCAGGGATCTCAACAATATACGACCAAGTCAAAAAAGGCAATCAAATATTACGTTGAGTCTACCAATTATTTTATCCGCAGGCAGTATAATCCTGCCTTGGAATTGCTTCAGGCTGCGGTGAAAAAAGACGGAAGTTTTGCCGAAGCTCATTTAAGGATGAGCAAGATTTATATGGCGATGGGTGATGAAAGTCAGGTGCAACACCACTTGCAAAAGGTAGTCAAAGCACAATATAATAATCCGTCATTTTCAGAAGCACATGTCTTGCTTGCCGAAAAATACTTTGATCAGTCAGCCTACCAAGAAGCCCGAAAACTGGTCAATCACATCATAGGAATGGAAAAAGCCAACAGGCTGATGCAAGAGGAAGCCCGATACCTGTTGGCCAATATAGATTTTACAGAAAAAAATATAGATAAGCCAGTTGAATTTAGTCCCAAACCTTTGGGTGGTGGTTTGAATCAGCTTGGCTTACAGTACTTTCCGGTGCTTACAGTAGATCAGCAAAGTATGATCTTTACCGGAAGAAGAGGCACTATGCCTCAATACGATGAAGATATTTATATCAGCAAAAAACAGCCTGACGGCCAGTGGTCGCGTCCTGAATCTTTATCCGACAATATCAATACCAGAGCCAATGAAGGTACCTGTACAGTTTCAGCAGATGGACGTACACTCATTTTCACCGCTTGCCAGGAAGGCAATGGCTTTGGCAGCTGCGATTTGTTTATCAGTTATAAAATAGGTGAGGAATGGTCTATGCCCAAAAACATGGGCAATAAAATAAATGGAAAGTCCTGGGAGTCACAACCTTCGCTTTCAGCGGATGGTAATACTCTGTATTTTGTTTCAGACCGTAAGGGAGGGCAAGGCCGCAGAGATATTTATGTGACCTATCGCAACGAACAGGGTGAATGGTGTTCGGCTGAAAACCTGGGCAAAGACATTAATACACCCCGTGATGAAGTATCTCCTTTTATCCATGTCAATGGACAAACCTTGTATTTTGCTTCTGAAGGACTGCCCGGTTTTGGTAAGTTTGACCTCTATGTTTCAGAAAAGAATGGACAAAGCTGGACCAAACCCAAAAACCTGGGCTATCCGATCAATACCAAAGAGGATCAGGCTTCTCTTTTTATTACTGCTGATGGTAAGGATGCCTATTATTCCCATGAGCAAAGACAGGGTGACCATTACGCAAGCAGCATCATTTACACCTTTGTTATCCCTCAGGAAATTCGGGTGACTAACCGAAGCAGCTATGTGGAAGGTACTGTATATGATGCTGTGACTAAGAAACCCTTGGGTGCCAAAGTGGAGTTGATGGACCTGAACCAGCAAAAGAAGATTTCGGATGTAAACTCCGACCCTAAAAACGGAGATTACCTGATGGTACTGACTGAAGGCTCTGAGTACGCTTTGTACATTGATCGCGAAGGCTATCTGTTTCAAAGTCTGACATTTAACTATAGCGAGAAGAGTTTACAGAGTGTAGCAAAACCTCTGCATATTGATGTTTATCTGCAGCCCATCACCAAGGGAACAGAAACAGTGCTGAACAACATTTTCTTTGATGTGGATAAGTACGAGATCAAAGAAATTTCCCAACCAGAGCTAAATAAGGTTGCTAGTTTTCTACGGGATAATCCTGAAATCCGTATTACCATCAACGGTCATACCGATAATCAGGGAAGTGCTGAGTATAACCTGGAACTCTCTTCCAAACGTGCCAAAGCTGTTTATGATTATTTGGTGCAGGCCGGAATTGATCAGGAGCGATTACAATCCAGAGGTTATGGTCAGTCCAAACCTGTTACCAGCAATGATACGGAAGAAGGAAGACAGAAAAATCGTCGTATTGCCTTTGAAATACTATAA
- a CDS encoding manganese catalase family protein has translation MFYHDGKLQYTVKVDKPNPIFAKMLQQAIGGIEGEIRVCLQYLFQAWNARGPKKYRDMLLETGTEEMAHIEMLCTAVALNLEGADYALKEKLAGENPVVEAVLGGMNPRHILSSGLGAMAVDSTGTPFSGAYVVGTGNIAADMHSNVTAEAGGRALATRLYEMTDDPGMKDMLAFLIARDTMHQNQWMAVLEELGEAHPIPNSFPQKLEKQEFSYAFISTKKDASQAIDPKARWTTGKSIDGKGEFSFVVGKPHGQEPELGMAKVPEVHAQLQQMDGK, from the coding sequence ATGTTTTATCATGATGGTAAATTACAGTACACTGTAAAGGTCGATAAGCCTAATCCTATATTTGCTAAGATGCTGCAGCAGGCTATTGGAGGAATAGAAGGAGAGATCCGCGTTTGTTTGCAGTATTTATTCCAGGCCTGGAATGCCCGAGGGCCCAAAAAATACCGTGATATGCTGCTTGAAACAGGTACCGAGGAGATGGCACATATAGAAATGCTCTGCACCGCTGTGGCTTTAAATCTGGAAGGGGCTGATTATGCGCTTAAAGAAAAGCTGGCGGGAGAAAATCCTGTAGTGGAAGCTGTGTTGGGAGGGATGAACCCTCGTCATATTCTTTCCTCAGGACTGGGAGCCATGGCCGTAGACAGTACAGGTACGCCTTTTAGTGGCGCCTATGTAGTGGGTACCGGCAACATAGCTGCCGATATGCATTCTAATGTTACTGCTGAGGCTGGAGGAAGAGCTTTGGCAACCCGATTGTATGAAATGACCGATGATCCTGGCATGAAAGATATGCTGGCTTTTCTGATCGCCCGCGATACCATGCACCAGAACCAGTGGATGGCAGTACTGGAGGAATTAGGTGAGGCCCATCCGATTCCCAATAGCTTCCCACAGAAACTGGAAAAGCAGGAATTCAGCTATGCTTTTATATCTACTAAGAAAGATGCGTCTCAAGCCATAGACCCTAAAGCCCGCTGGACAACTGGCAAGTCAATAGATGGAAAAGGAGAATTTTCTTTTGTCGTGGGTAAGCCTCATGGTCAAGAACCTGAATTAGGAATGGCTAAAGTACCTGAAGTACACGCTCAACTTCAGCAAATGGATGGAAAATAA
- a CDS encoding sensor histidine kinase yields MRYTIFRTQILIRLLLIIAVGFSILYVLTETHFWLVSLWLGLLLMVLFLELIRYIERTHLEMENLVIAIRQGEFSNTYYQRPTMKGHMLSEVFNQLVGTFQRLRQEKESHHLYLQNIVEQVSVALVCVDQEGQVQLVNQAAKELLRKPVLRKLDDLQDIDQEFYQTLKYLNAGEKTMSRVIIHQQLLQLSVQATEFKMQAKYYKLLSMQDLRTELEEQEVASWQKLIRVLTHEIMNSVIPISNLTAMVNQMLIKVDEEDKLKLNDLDEDDLEDLHGSLITIEERTNGLINFVKAYKSLTQIAQPQFRTVEVQALLKRLHALLKTKLNEKNIAWKVCVDPENLHIKADFELIEQILINLVNNAMDALQTVEAPKISVYAFVNDKNQRVIQVMDNGKGMEEDLIDQIFVPFFTTKENGSGIGLSLSRQIMRLHKGNISVQSVKGEATVFTLTF; encoded by the coding sequence ATGCGATATACCATCTTCAGAACACAAATATTGATCCGGCTGCTGCTTATTATTGCAGTGGGATTCAGCATATTATATGTACTGACTGAGACACACTTCTGGCTGGTATCCCTTTGGCTGGGCCTACTTTTGATGGTGCTCTTTCTGGAACTGATCCGCTATATAGAGCGTACTCACCTGGAGATGGAAAATCTGGTAATTGCCATTCGGCAGGGTGAGTTTTCAAATACCTATTATCAACGTCCGACCATGAAAGGCCATATGCTGAGCGAAGTATTCAATCAGTTGGTAGGTACTTTTCAAAGACTGAGGCAGGAAAAAGAAAGCCATCATCTCTACCTGCAAAATATCGTGGAGCAGGTCTCAGTGGCCTTGGTCTGTGTGGATCAAGAGGGACAGGTACAACTCGTAAATCAGGCAGCCAAAGAGCTTTTGCGAAAGCCTGTACTCAGAAAGCTGGATGATTTACAGGACATTGATCAGGAATTCTACCAAACGTTGAAATACCTCAACGCAGGCGAGAAAACAATGAGCAGGGTGATCATTCATCAACAGCTATTACAACTGTCAGTACAAGCAACTGAATTTAAAATGCAGGCTAAGTATTACAAACTGCTTTCCATGCAGGATTTGAGGACTGAACTGGAGGAACAGGAAGTAGCTTCCTGGCAGAAACTCATCCGGGTACTGACACACGAGATTATGAACTCTGTCATTCCTATTTCTAACCTTACTGCGATGGTCAATCAGATGCTGATCAAGGTAGATGAAGAAGATAAACTGAAGCTGAATGATCTGGATGAGGATGATCTGGAAGATTTACATGGCAGCCTGATAACCATTGAGGAAAGAACCAATGGCCTTATCAATTTTGTAAAAGCCTATAAGAGTCTTACCCAGATTGCTCAGCCTCAGTTTCGCACTGTGGAAGTTCAAGCGCTTTTAAAAAGGTTACATGCGCTTTTAAAAACAAAGCTGAATGAAAAAAATATTGCCTGGAAAGTGTGCGTTGATCCTGAAAATCTACATATAAAAGCGGATTTTGAATTGATAGAACAAATATTGATCAATCTGGTGAATAATGCCATGGATGCCCTGCAAACGGTTGAAGCGCCAAAGATCAGTGTTTACGCTTTTGTCAATGACAAGAACCAGCGTGTAATTCAGGTCATGGATAATGGGAAAGGAATGGAGGAGGACCTGATAGACCAGATTTTTGTTCCTTTCTTCACCACCAAAGAAAATGGTTCTGGAATAGGGCTAAGTCTTTCCCGACAAATCATGCGGCTGCACAAAGGGAACATCAGTGTACAATCTGTTAAAGGTGAAGCTACAGTCTTTACCTTGACTTTTTAG
- a CDS encoding sigma-54-dependent transcriptional regulator gives MDKKEGKILIIDDDQAVLYTAKMILKQIFTQIRTASHPSQVMPLLEKEHFDVILLDMNFAQGKTSGQEGLFWIKEMLKADEEAQIVVTTAYGDIDLAVNAMKEGAVDFLTKPWEKERLVATIISHYERHRSQQEVSQLKNREQALSQDLESPFSEIVSESAAMESVFDTIMKVSATDANVLILGENGTGKELVARAIHRASQRSTQPFIKVDLGAVTETLFESELFGHAKGAFTGAVEDRAGRFEIASNGTLFLDEIGNLSLPLQAKLLTALQSKQIVRVGTNKPIQMDVRLICATNMPLYDMADQDKPTFRQDLLYRINTVEIQLPALRERVEDIPVLLYYYLQQFGKKYQKGKLEISEHIIRQLQQYAWPGNVRELQHAVERAVIMSNSNRLEADDFLISKKHQPTSNIRNSYNLEEVEKKTISEAIRKHQGNLSQTASELGMGRSTLYRKMKKYGL, from the coding sequence ATGGACAAAAAAGAGGGTAAAATTCTCATTATAGACGATGATCAGGCAGTCTTATACACCGCCAAAATGATTCTAAAACAGATTTTTACCCAGATCAGAACAGCAAGTCATCCCTCCCAAGTGATGCCCCTGCTGGAGAAAGAACATTTTGATGTCATACTCCTGGATATGAATTTTGCCCAGGGAAAAACCAGTGGACAGGAGGGCTTATTCTGGATCAAAGAAATGCTGAAGGCAGATGAGGAGGCACAGATTGTAGTGACTACCGCTTATGGAGATATAGATCTGGCGGTCAATGCCATGAAAGAAGGAGCCGTGGATTTTCTGACCAAGCCTTGGGAAAAAGAAAGACTTGTGGCCACGATCATCTCACATTACGAAAGACACCGCTCTCAGCAGGAAGTCAGCCAACTGAAAAACAGAGAACAGGCGCTGAGCCAGGACCTGGAAAGTCCGTTTAGTGAGATTGTGAGTGAATCGGCTGCGATGGAAAGCGTCTTTGATACCATCATGAAAGTTTCGGCTACCGATGCCAATGTGCTGATACTGGGCGAGAACGGAACCGGTAAGGAACTGGTAGCACGGGCCATTCACCGAGCCTCCCAAAGGTCAACCCAGCCTTTTATCAAGGTAGATTTAGGAGCAGTAACCGAGACACTTTTTGAGTCGGAATTATTTGGTCATGCCAAAGGGGCATTTACAGGGGCAGTAGAGGACAGAGCCGGAAGGTTTGAGATTGCTTCTAACGGCACGCTCTTTCTGGATGAGATTGGTAACCTGTCTTTGCCCTTGCAGGCCAAACTGCTGACGGCTCTTCAAAGCAAGCAGATCGTGAGGGTTGGAACCAATAAGCCTATTCAGATGGATGTAAGGCTGATCTGTGCTACCAATATGCCGCTATATGACATGGCTGATCAAGATAAACCTACATTTCGTCAGGATTTACTGTATCGTATCAATACCGTAGAAATTCAACTTCCTGCCCTGCGCGAAAGAGTAGAAGACATTCCTGTACTTTTGTATTACTACCTACAGCAGTTTGGTAAGAAGTACCAGAAAGGAAAACTGGAAATCAGTGAGCATATCATCAGGCAACTACAGCAATATGCCTGGCCGGGGAATGTGCGGGAACTGCAACACGCCGTAGAGCGGGCAGTCATCATGAGTAATTCCAATCGCCTGGAAGCCGATGATTTTTTAATTTCAAAGAAACATCAACCAACATCAAATATCCGAAATTCCTATAACCTGGAAGAGGTAGAAAAAAAGACCATCTCAGAGGCCATCCGCAAACACCAGGGAAACCTAAGCCAGACGGCGTCAGAATTAGGTATGGGCAGAAGTACGCTTTACCGAAAAATGAAGAAGTACGGGCTTTAG
- a CDS encoding TonB family protein — MSKLHHDSDRLSMELMKKFRDGTLSAEEEARLNALQTQDPFIADALEGMAEVKDGNAFAKDVDELRGRIQQRTRSTKSLSVYWLPVAASLVLLIGVFYAVYTYVQPSDISALTSKESNSASSVPEESAEVSNGLSPISALPPQDLADTPSPDEDQSPQSLAMVQLPSRKIASPSAMLNESAPESITESSAGSTAQADEAPQIVSEVEEESFDENFTLAKRKATKAEEQKLPTDAYSARSKAATAPFAMAPDTEGYTISGKVIDQESGEAVPGANVLVKGTAIGAITDVAGNFSISLAEKHKELLISSIGYENSEATISQEDTMLIALNQDIQMLSEVVVVGYGVQERRDVTGSVSTVGENEIANTTVSAQPQEGMRAFKQYLSENQRFPEDWKDEDKAVVKLSFFVQPNGKLTDFTIEKSAGTWLDQEAIRLIQEGPAWKAATRNEQAIGQEVKLRVRFKK; from the coding sequence ATGAGTAAGCTACACCACGATAGCGACCGATTGAGTATGGAACTGATGAAGAAGTTTCGGGACGGCACATTGTCGGCTGAGGAAGAAGCACGCTTAAATGCATTACAGACTCAGGACCCTTTTATCGCCGATGCTTTGGAAGGTATGGCTGAAGTAAAGGATGGAAATGCTTTTGCCAAAGATGTGGATGAACTTCGTGGCCGTATCCAGCAGAGAACCAGGTCTACAAAGAGCCTTAGCGTGTACTGGCTTCCGGTAGCAGCTTCTTTGGTACTCCTGATCGGCGTTTTTTATGCAGTCTATACCTATGTGCAGCCATCAGATATATCCGCTTTGACCAGCAAGGAATCAAATTCTGCATCCTCAGTGCCAGAAGAATCAGCTGAAGTATCAAATGGACTATCTCCCATCAGCGCACTTCCTCCCCAGGATCTGGCAGATACTCCCTCTCCGGATGAAGATCAGTCTCCTCAGTCACTGGCGATGGTACAATTACCATCAAGAAAAATAGCGTCTCCATCAGCGATGTTAAATGAGTCTGCACCCGAAAGCATAACGGAAAGCTCAGCGGGGAGCACTGCTCAGGCAGATGAAGCACCGCAGATTGTATCAGAAGTAGAGGAAGAAAGCTTTGATGAGAACTTTACGCTGGCCAAGCGGAAGGCTACTAAAGCAGAAGAGCAAAAGTTACCGACAGATGCTTATAGTGCACGTTCCAAAGCAGCGACTGCTCCCTTTGCGATGGCCCCTGACACAGAAGGCTACACGATCAGCGGAAAAGTCATAGATCAGGAAAGCGGGGAAGCGGTACCAGGGGCCAATGTGCTGGTGAAAGGAACAGCAATAGGAGCTATCACCGATGTAGCCGGGAATTTCAGTATATCCTTAGCGGAAAAGCATAAAGAACTGCTCATTAGTTCTATCGGTTATGAAAACTCAGAAGCTACGATAAGTCAGGAAGATACCATGCTGATCGCTTTAAACCAGGATATACAGATGTTGAGTGAAGTAGTGGTGGTAGGTTATGGCGTTCAGGAGCGTCGCGATGTAACGGGAAGTGTGAGTACAGTGGGAGAAAATGAGATTGCAAATACGACTGTTTCCGCACAGCCTCAGGAGGGTATGCGGGCATTCAAGCAGTACCTGAGCGAAAATCAAAGATTCCCTGAAGACTGGAAGGATGAGGATAAAGCTGTGGTAAAACTTTCCTTCTTTGTGCAGCCTAACGGCAAGCTGACCGATTTTACCATAGAAAAAAGTGCTGGTACATGGCTGGACCAGGAAGCCATACGGCTGATACAGGAAGGCCCCGCCTGGAAAGCCGCTACCCGAAACGAACAAGCCATCGGACAGGAAGTGAAGCTGAGGGTAAGATTCAAAAAGTAG
- a CDS encoding RNA polymerase sigma factor, whose protein sequence is MFFKRLTSRVAPDDASLLRKYASTGDLVFLGDLYDRYTHLVYGVCLKYLKDEEASKDAVMQIFEKLVVSLMKTEVKEFKGWLYTVVKNHCLMQLRTQQMHIQMSLDHPHENGHATLNGLALQEEEGRAELSADYWPLIEKGLPTLPAEQQQCIRLFYLEQKSYQEVAEMTGYELKKVKSYLQNGKRNLKIYVEKNHE, encoded by the coding sequence ATGTTTTTTAAAAGACTTACTTCACGTGTGGCTCCCGATGACGCTAGTTTGCTGCGAAAGTATGCAAGCACGGGTGATTTGGTGTTCCTGGGCGATTTATACGATCGCTACACCCATCTGGTGTATGGCGTATGTCTGAAATACCTGAAGGATGAAGAGGCCAGCAAGGATGCAGTGATGCAGATATTTGAGAAGCTGGTGGTAAGTTTAATGAAGACCGAGGTAAAAGAATTTAAAGGCTGGTTGTATACCGTTGTGAAGAATCACTGCCTGATGCAGTTGAGGACTCAGCAGATGCATATACAAATGAGTCTTGATCATCCTCATGAAAATGGTCATGCGACACTAAATGGGCTAGCTTTGCAGGAAGAGGAGGGGAGAGCAGAACTGTCGGCAGACTACTGGCCGTTGATTGAAAAAGGCTTACCTACTTTGCCAGCGGAACAACAGCAATGTATCCGCCTGTTTTACCTGGAACAGAAATCCTATCAGGAAGTAGCCGAGATGACGGGCTACGAACTCAAGAAAGTGAAGAGTTACCTGCAGAATGGCAAACGCAATCTGAAAATTTATGTAGAGAAAAACCATGAGTAA